In Leptospira saintgironsiae, the DNA window CTCCCTTTATTAAAAAGGATTTCGAAAATTCTTTTCTGATAAAGAATAAATGAACACCCGCAAAAAAGATACTTACGCCGGCTCCGATCATGCTAGATCTCGCTTGATTCAATAAGAATACTAAACAGTATAAAAATAGTAAAAGTCCTGCTAGTAGGATTTTCTTTTTGTCACCTTGGATCAAAGTCCTTAGAAATCCAAAAACCGCAAAAGCGGAGAAAAATTGTAATAAACCACCAAAGGTCAAATGAGTGTTCATTAAACCTATGGAGATGTAAAGAGGAATGGAAGAAAGTGAGCCTAGTGGATGGGTGAATCTATAACTGCTGGAAGTTTTGTATAGATCACTAATAAGTCTGGAAAGTCGGACTGGAGTAAATCCTCCTGCGACTCCTGTGAATACTAAAAGTAGAAAAAGCCAGAAGAGCGCTCGATAAACTTTTGGTAAATCGTCCTTTGTAGTAAATCCTACAGAGAGTAAGCCGAAAAAAAGGAAGAAGTCTTTAAGTTCTCCATTCCAAGCAGCCTTTGCATATCCGCTAGAATTGTCTAAAACCAGATGGATCAGAAATACGATCCCATACCATAGAAACAGAGAAATAGAAATTTTAGAAACAGGATGATTTGGTAGGATCTCCTTCCAATTTCCGCTTTTCACTTGATCCGCTAATCCAAAACAAAAGGAAAGAATCAGAAATCCCTGGCTGAGGCTGACCGAAATTCCTATGGAAGGAAGGGTTGCGAGTAAACAGAATAGATGTGCCTTTTTTAAAAACTCTTTCATCTGGATTCTGGAAATAATCTCACTCATCTATTCTTTGTAAATTCGATTATTTTTCACATAGATTTCTGTAATGGAGTGGTAAAATCCATATTGTGGAGGAGATTGGTTCCGCATTAGGAACCTAGATGAAGATTCTTTATTTTTCGGACACGTTTTTACCCAAAATAGA includes these proteins:
- a CDS encoding O-antigen ligase family protein; its protein translation is MKEFLKKAHLFCLLATLPSIGISVSLSQGFLILSFCFGLADQVKSGNWKEILPNHPVSKISISLFLWYGIVFLIHLVLDNSSGYAKAAWNGELKDFFLFFGLLSVGFTTKDDLPKVYRALFWLFLLLVFTGVAGGFTPVRLSRLISDLYKTSSSYRFTHPLGSLSSIPLYISIGLMNTHLTFGGLLQFFSAFAVFGFLRTLIQGDKKKILLAGLLLFLYCLVFLLNQARSSMIGAGVSIFFAGVHLFFIRKEFSKSFLIKGASLFLGLLFLIGLVLAFSPAGKKVIGPLFGKEKHTDSGRTFIWDSSFPLIQEHPIIGVGPGNYNKEIENVRIAHSEEYSELSYFYEVTQRGHAHNDYFHLASVFGIPAALIYLVLGAILIAYLFQSKQDFQQLLFFYGLIGFFVSGLFQCYFQDDEVVILFWILLGLFVKGEVLISKRDNT